Part of the Anopheles gambiae chromosome 3, idAnoGambNW_F1_1, whole genome shotgun sequence genome is shown below.
AGCAGCAGGGGCAGCGACTGCAGCTAGCAAAAGGCGTGAGGCGCGTTGGAAGTGGAACGTAAAGGGCAGACAGACGAGAAGAGACAGAgggagaacaacaacaaaaagctatAGAATAATAATATTGGTTGTCTGTTTTGTCttagtttgatttttgttttgagattTTAGCAGAATTTTGAAAATGTGACACAAacgtacacacaacacacattctCACAGAAATGGCTACGAACTACGTTTTTGCTACGGACGCACAGCAATCCTCTGTGATGGGAAGAGAGTAAAAGGGAGCATAGGCaatctgttttattttgttcagtGTCCCGGACTACGCGAGTTGTTGTGTGACTGACTGTTACTATAGTTTGATAGTTTAAAATGTGTGGACGAGCACCACCATATGCCACTCTGTTTCGTTACTCTGTTTTAAGAATGGTTTGACTCCCAAATCTTGTGTTATCCTGCGCTGCTTCTTAGCTTTTGACCCGCCAGTGCTTGTCCTGGGCATAATAATGAAACGCTTTTCGCTCCGGGAAAGCCACTGCTGCATGTGCGTTGAACCTCCCCCGGAGTGCTAGGACAGTGCACTTTACAgcgctttttttctattcaacAACTTCTGTCGAtgttaatttgtgtgtgtgtgtgtattatgaTTTTATGTTGATGCTGTCTGTAAAAACTGATTCTCATACCATGGATGCAAGCGCGCAGCTACTACTGCATCGAAGGCCCATGTGGTGGAGGCGTACGGGGTCTGTGTCGCATGCATCATTGCGAGCGCTAGTAGGGCAGTACACTACACCCTGGTCGGTCAGTTCCAGATCGCGCGAGGGACAATTCTGAATTCACTTATATTGTGTAGctttaaaagaagaaaatccTCTCGGTTCATGTTTGAACAGTCTCTATTGAACAGTGTACCCGATGTTCGAGCTAGGGATAGAGCTAGAAGGATGAGGAGACAGAGAGATACAGAGAACAAAGCTCTTAAATATTAAGGACAACTGAGCTTGGAATAGCTtggttaaaaaaagaagaaaactaaCAGCGAACATAATTCATTACAGAATTTACTTGTGTATGATCGATCCAGCcaatgatgaaaataaaacaaggaTCTAAACAGCTAGATAAACAGTAGTAATCCCTTTCCCTTCCTCTATTTACGTGCAAGTCGAGTAATGGTTTTCTAAAATGTTTGCAATTTGCTAAACATAAGATTTCTGCGCTTTGTAACGGACATTGAAATAATATGCCgtcatttttaaaaatttggaATTTCATTCCGCGAACTGTCAAACAGCATGTCCGCAGAAATAGCACGCCGTCCCACGTGATCTGTCAACTACGGAACGACAATTAGCACTTGTCAAAATCACAAGCATACGCATTTTCGGGCATTTTCTCTATCTTAACAAAAACAGGTAAATTTCTGTTCAAAAAACGCACCCAAAAGCACATTTACGTGAAGGTTTGAGTAAACCACGACTCTCCAATCCGTTCCGCAGCAATGAGTGGACGCGAAGGTGGCAAGAAGAAGCCTCTGAAGGCACCGAAAAAGGAGCAGTCCGAGATGGACGAGGACACTGCTGCGTTCAAGGCGAAGCAGAAGGAACAGCAGAAAGCGCTCGAAGCGGCCAAACAGAAGGCTACCAAGGGTGGCCCGCTACTGCAGGGCGGCATCAAGAAGTCGGGCAAGAAGTGATCCGGCAGCTGTTACCGGAACCAGCGGTTGCTGCTAACCTCCTCATCTGCTGCCACTCAATCCGACATCGGGAGGTTATCCCGGGAGGTCGTCTGCCGCCGTTGGATCGCCGTTTAAGTTAAGCCTACAAATTTCCGTGTTTTCAATGCCCGCGCTGACGGACCCGGTGTGGTTTATACACTATtgataaataaacattttcacTTAACGATACACGATTTTATTGGTTAGCTTGCTGTGAATAAATATATGCCTATGCGCTCGTAATGGTTATGATCAGTTTCCGCAGTGCAGACGATACGAGTTGTGGAATTGCTGAAAACGGGGGAGTGATGCACCTTCCTTCTATCACTGCACTCGTGGCACTCTCAGCACGGCCGAGAGTTCGCGTTGCCGTCAGTTGGGTGCCGGAACGAAATGGTCGTAGTAGGATTTGGTAAACTCGATCATCAGATCCAGCATACCGTGGGGCACAAAATCGGGATTGCCCTGTCCACCCTCGATCCTTCCGTCCGCGGTGTAACGCATGTAACTTGCAATTGTTGTTTCCGGCGGCACAACGGCACCGTCCTCCACGATACAGTTATCCTTCAGTATGCATCGTCGTCCCTGTTGGAAGGAAAGAGCAACAGACTTAGCAACGTACCACACCAAAGCAACTCCAACAGTTCCACTTACTATCACAGCATTCTTGCCAATGTAAACGTAGGAACCGATCGATGCCGCTGAAACGACGGCTCCCTCGCCAATGAACACATGATCGCCGATCTGCAGCGGGAAAAATGCAACACCCTTGCTGAACTGCTTGTACGGTGGCCGCACGACCGAACCCTTCGAGATGACGCAGTACCGTCCGGTGCGAACGGCGGCCAAATCACCGCGTATGATGGCCCCGCTCTGCACGATCACTTTCCCGTGGAGGACAATGTTTTGCGAGCCGCACAGTACCGTCTGGCGGCTCACCTTGTTGCCGGAAGCTGTTTCCACGTACTCCTCCTTGCTGTAGTACGTGTTCAGGGCGTCCATCGCTGGAAAGATGTGCGCGAACGGTAAGCGACAATTGTTTCTTAGCTTATAATATTAACATATTTCATACCAATGGTtcgtttgtgcgtgttttaCTAGTGAAAAtccttaatttatttcatacatttgTGTGgaactaaaactaaacaatTGCACTTTTCATAACAAATCTACGTCTGCACAGTGAAAAGGTGAGGTCATGCAATGTTCATTTCACCAATACACTGACACAACCGTTTGACAGGTAAACGTGTAttatttttctgtgtttttcttaaatttaaatttcatcatAATTATGCACAATTTATATTGCTTTTATTCCAATCGAAACAAGAAATCTTTCATAACAATTACCACTACACAACATTTCTGAATGAGGATCGACCACTGTGCCTGTTATATCGACAGTCGACCAACTGTGTGGTTTTTGTCCATGCTTATTCATACCAGCAGGGTTTGTGTCTTGGGTCATTTCGTTCAAAAGTAAGAAAATTCAAACCTCAACGGAATTTTCCAATGTgatattcattttttatatttctttcatAAATTAAACACTTCAACCACAGCCAGTTCAGTTTAATACTTCCTTTATTATGCCAGGGAGTAGTTTGCTAGACAGTTTCTATAACAGGTTTACGATACGTCGAGCGGTTAATTATGACGAAGAAACTGTACCGGAAACAAAGAACCGGAATTGGGACTTATGCGGAAGATACAACAAatggttttgattgatttaaaaaataaacaaaatgtacATATCGTGAAACAGTTACACGAAGGAGGAGACGGCGTCGTTGGCCGTTTCTTCCTCTCGAAATTGGTTAAGAATGGTTCTCCGACCTTACTGTTGCAGTTATTTATTGGTGTTGACATTCGAGCGCATCGCTTACTTCCTTTTATTCCTTTTGTTAATCATTGACCTCAATTTCTTGCTACGTTACGTCTGTATAAAAAAGATGCTGCTTAGCGACTATctagcaaaaataaataacttttAACTTGCAAACTAGCGCTGTCGGCCTGTCGCATGTCTTGCGCTTTCGTTTTTCATCCCTTCATTCACACCTTATTGTTATAAACGATTTTCTTACTACGATCAAATTGGTATTATGTACAGCAAATGAGACAGCAGAAACGCGTACGCCCCTCCATTTAGACTTCTTTTCTACTgattaaataattttcttttctcctcGTTACACACTCTCGTCCCAGCTCTCCCTTCCTCTCGATGCACGGAATGGATATGAATtcttatgatgatgatgatgatgttgcttAACCGTTCCCTATGAGATGATTGAAAACGATCGTTCTAACACACTTACAGCACCTAATTACTACTACTCTCTCCCCAATGCAGTTTTCGCTGACTAAATCCCACCCCATTCCCTCGCGAATTTCCCCCggaaaaaagtttaaaaaactCTACCAGCACTAACAAAAACAGGAACCGGGAACGAATCCGACCAAGACCAAGAGCAAGATCACACTCCGATCGACCGTTTCCGACCTAAAACTCTTTTCCATAATTATTTGGCACGatatattcacacacacaaacaccttaGACGACGCTCAATATCCCGTGCGTGCGCCAATAGTTCACCGGCAGTCGTATGGTATAGTGTACGGTTGGACCGACGACTCACTATCCTCGACACTTTCGCTCATCTCCTCCAGCACCTTGCGGCTCAGGACAGCGAGCGATCCCACCctacctccaccaccaccaccaccaacaccattaCCGGTTTGCATGTGCATGTCCGCCGGCTGCTTCCCAATCCTTGGACCAACCGTACGGAAATTCGGAaaacgatgctgctgctgatgatggtgatgatgatggtgatgatgatcttTACGCGCCTGCTCCTTGGTGAAAGCTTTTTTACCACCCTTCGTACGGTTGGCACCGTTGGCTGTAGTTGCCAGCGCCGTCATGGAGCTCCAGGCCAGCGTGGGCGGCAGCAGTCCATGGCCGATGGCAGCCAAC
Proteins encoded:
- the LOC133394089 gene encoding dynactin subunit 5, whose product is MDALNTYYSKEEYVETASGNKVSRQTVLCGSQNIVLHGKVIVQSGAIIRGDLAAVRTGRYCVISKGSVVRPPYKQFSKGVAFFPLQIGDHVFIGEGAVVSAASIGSYVYIGKNAVIGRRCILKDNCIVEDGAVVPPETTIASYMRYTADGRIEGGQGNPDFVPHGMLDLMIEFTKSYYDHFVPAPN
- the LOC1277941 gene encoding translation machinery-associated protein 7 homolog, whose amino-acid sequence is MSGREGGKKKPLKAPKKEQSEMDEDTAAFKAKQKEQQKALEAAKQKATKGGPLLQGGIKKSGKK